The Kitasatospora setae KM-6054 genome contains a region encoding:
- a CDS encoding NADP-dependent succinic semialdehyde dehydrogenase yields MAIATVNPADGRTVEVFDPLDEAAVERRLARAQSAFESWRLTTFAHRAELMHRAAELLEQANEQVARTMTLEMGKPLTQARAEAAKCAKAMRWYADRAEDLLADEHPAAADVADSGGASAYVRYRPLGPVLAVMPWNFPFWQVVRFAAPALMAGNVGLLKHASNVPRTALALEELFARAGFPLGCFQTLLIGSGAVEAVIRDERIAAVTLTGSEGAGRSVAAIAGDEVKKTVLELGGSDPFLVLPSADVAAAAERAVTARVQNNGQSCIAAKRFIVHTDVYEEFLAAFTARMRALTVGDPAADGTEVGPLATEQGRTDLEVLVADAIGHGAAVACGGGRPDDPALAAGWYYLPTVLTGVTPRMRIHREEAFGPVATVYRVADLDEAVAVANDSPFGLSSNVWTTDDAERERCVRDLRAGGVFFNGMTASHPAFPFGGIKRSGYGRELSGHGIREFCNITTVWSGN; encoded by the coding sequence ATGGCCATCGCCACCGTCAATCCGGCCGACGGCCGTACCGTCGAGGTCTTCGATCCGCTGGACGAAGCGGCCGTGGAGCGCCGGTTGGCCCGCGCGCAGTCCGCGTTCGAGTCCTGGCGGCTGACCACCTTCGCGCACCGCGCCGAGCTGATGCACCGGGCCGCGGAACTGCTGGAGCAGGCGAACGAGCAGGTCGCCCGGACGATGACGCTGGAGATGGGCAAGCCGCTGACGCAGGCCCGGGCCGAGGCCGCGAAGTGCGCGAAGGCGATGCGCTGGTACGCGGACCGGGCCGAGGACCTGCTGGCCGACGAGCACCCGGCGGCGGCGGACGTCGCGGACTCGGGCGGTGCGTCGGCGTACGTGCGGTACCGGCCGCTGGGGCCGGTGCTGGCGGTGATGCCGTGGAACTTCCCGTTCTGGCAGGTGGTGCGGTTCGCCGCGCCGGCCCTGATGGCGGGCAACGTGGGCCTGCTCAAGCACGCCTCGAACGTGCCGCGGACGGCGCTCGCGCTGGAGGAGCTGTTCGCCCGCGCCGGGTTCCCGCTGGGGTGCTTCCAGACGCTGCTGATCGGCTCGGGCGCGGTGGAGGCGGTGATCCGGGACGAGCGGATCGCGGCGGTGACGCTGACCGGCAGCGAGGGCGCGGGCCGGTCGGTGGCGGCGATCGCCGGCGACGAGGTGAAGAAGACCGTGCTGGAACTGGGCGGCAGCGACCCGTTCCTGGTGCTGCCCTCGGCGGACGTCGCGGCGGCGGCCGAGCGGGCGGTGACGGCCCGGGTGCAGAACAACGGGCAGTCCTGCATCGCCGCGAAGCGCTTCATCGTGCACACGGACGTGTACGAGGAGTTCCTGGCCGCGTTCACGGCGCGGATGCGGGCGCTGACGGTCGGCGACCCGGCGGCGGACGGCACCGAGGTCGGCCCGCTGGCCACCGAGCAGGGCCGCACCGACCTGGAGGTGCTGGTCGCGGACGCGATCGGGCACGGCGCGGCGGTCGCCTGCGGCGGCGGCCGGCCGGACGACCCGGCGCTGGCGGCCGGCTGGTACTACCTGCCGACGGTGCTGACCGGGGTGACCCCCCGGATGCGGATCCACCGCGAGGAGGCGTTCGGCCCGGTCGCCACCGTGTACCGGGTCGCCGACCTGGACGAGGCCGTCGCCGTCGCCAACGACTCGCCGTTCGGCCTGAGCTCGAACGTCTGGACCACGGACGACGCGGAGCGCGAGCGGTGCGTGCGCGACCTGCGGGCGGGCGGCGTGTTCTTCAACGGCATGACCGCCTCGCACCCGGCGTTCCCGTTCGGCGGGATCAAGCGCTCCGGCTACGGACGGGAGTTGTCCGGTCACGGGATCCGCGAGTTCTGCAACATCACCACGGTGTGGTCGGGCAACTGA
- a CDS encoding TetR/AcrR family transcriptional regulator: MPQQTGPYHHGDLRAACLRAAHDLLERDGSGSLSLRAVAREAGVSATAPYRHFADRDALLSAVAAQGYRALAAQLAATHPAPRDPDDLAAVAAAYVRFAVDRPALFRVMFAEPCDPADPERAAATAAMWDYVGAIVREVFPGADPDPMATAVWGLVHGLAFLHLDGKLDPTDPAATDTRVRTAVRALLGAGTRPAPARTSTE; this comes from the coding sequence ATGCCACAGCAGACCGGCCCCTACCACCACGGCGACCTGCGCGCCGCCTGCCTGCGCGCCGCCCACGACCTGCTGGAACGGGACGGCAGCGGCTCCCTCTCGCTGCGTGCCGTCGCCCGCGAGGCCGGCGTCTCGGCCACCGCCCCCTACCGCCACTTCGCCGACCGCGACGCGCTGCTCTCCGCCGTCGCCGCCCAGGGCTACCGGGCCCTCGCCGCCCAACTCGCCGCCACCCACCCGGCCCCCCGTGACCCCGACGACCTGGCCGCCGTCGCCGCCGCGTACGTCCGCTTCGCGGTCGACCGGCCCGCGCTGTTCCGGGTCATGTTCGCCGAACCCTGCGACCCCGCCGACCCCGAGCGCGCCGCCGCCACCGCCGCGATGTGGGACTACGTCGGCGCGATCGTCCGCGAGGTCTTCCCCGGCGCCGACCCCGACCCGATGGCCACCGCCGTCTGGGGCCTGGTCCACGGCCTCGCCTTCCTCCACCTCGACGGCAAACTCGACCCCACCGACCCCGCCGCCACCGACACCCGCGTCCGCACCGCCGTCCGCGCCCTGCTCGGCGCCGGCACCCGACCGGCGCCCGCCCGGACGTCCACGGAGTGA
- a CDS encoding tetratricopeptide repeat protein, which yields MTPTRAHQVRIRIDRPQLVSQVLSYLEHACVVVLVGGIGVGKSSLVRQELSAALAARQLWPYTWAPEPVGDLAWQLENFVATKLPRLPRPVVLLPTVDLGPDDIPDILRDSGVQVVATSRHGTQWALPDLVVPVGVFTRSQSVEYLTHSVRGLSGRDAGQAAEYLDDTPLALRHAVAFLRRLRRDLPIESFLRTARQYPHVVFGGEGPDDHPSSLLAEIEKDLAALASSVSPLAHDLLGALAVLRGGPLTVPGTSMQPQRSLWRPAALTLPANRQPPPPYQVRKEYRSLGQRGLVQERGDRFEMTPLKGDLTLFLFGPGPLPRFSELAESMLLNSLPLNEGEARWSDRACWAKCLESLLAVDPANVLSLQGRYCLLGAASYLLLHGRYQEAHERLSALRASWQPGRVNSPSVPLQLRLRLLDLLSQAARRIGDPRAWRYAATAHRWRRRHQAEHHRDAISSALNMLLASPHTDDGRTLLADLTTLQKSAEAGQHDQLALRIRSLKAAVQLAFHHPVKPVNDLLRLLDAQADSLGADHPDALSTLDRLAFAYAESGQDALAKQHFEAAVAGRTAALGVRHPDTLASADALEAHFRGAPPPARRQFW from the coding sequence TGTCCTATCTCGAACACGCATGCGTGGTGGTACTGGTCGGGGGAATCGGAGTCGGAAAGAGCTCCCTGGTCCGCCAGGAGTTGTCCGCCGCGCTCGCTGCCAGACAGCTGTGGCCTTACACCTGGGCTCCCGAGCCGGTCGGGGATCTGGCATGGCAGTTGGAAAATTTCGTGGCGACGAAGCTCCCCCGGCTGCCCCGGCCCGTCGTCCTGCTGCCCACCGTCGATCTCGGTCCCGACGATATTCCGGACATCCTGCGGGACTCCGGAGTCCAGGTCGTCGCCACCTCCCGCCACGGCACTCAGTGGGCGCTGCCGGATCTCGTCGTACCGGTCGGAGTTTTCACCCGCTCTCAGTCCGTCGAGTACCTGACACACTCCGTCAGGGGTCTGTCCGGCAGGGACGCCGGACAGGCCGCCGAATACCTCGACGACACGCCGTTGGCACTCAGGCACGCCGTCGCGTTCCTCCGTCGCCTCCGCCGGGACCTGCCCATCGAAAGCTTCCTCCGCACCGCCAGGCAGTACCCTCACGTGGTGTTCGGCGGCGAGGGCCCGGACGATCACCCGTCATCGCTGCTGGCCGAAATCGAGAAGGACCTCGCGGCCCTGGCATCGTCCGTCAGTCCGTTGGCGCACGACCTCCTGGGAGCACTCGCCGTCCTACGTGGCGGGCCGCTGACGGTTCCGGGCACGAGCATGCAGCCGCAGCGCTCCCTGTGGCGCCCGGCGGCCCTCACGCTGCCGGCGAACCGGCAACCGCCTCCCCCTTACCAAGTACGCAAGGAGTACCGATCCCTGGGGCAGCGCGGTCTCGTCCAAGAGCGTGGCGATCGATTCGAGATGACACCGCTGAAAGGCGATCTGACGCTGTTCCTGTTCGGCCCGGGCCCCCTCCCCCGGTTTTCCGAGCTGGCCGAGTCCATGCTGTTGAACAGCCTCCCCCTCAACGAAGGTGAAGCCAGGTGGTCTGATCGAGCCTGCTGGGCGAAGTGCCTGGAGTCGCTCCTGGCGGTGGACCCGGCGAACGTGCTCTCTCTCCAGGGCCGTTACTGCCTGCTCGGGGCCGCCAGCTACTTGCTGCTCCACGGCCGCTACCAAGAGGCCCACGAGCGGCTGTCGGCCCTCCGCGCCAGTTGGCAGCCGGGCCGGGTGAACTCACCCAGCGTGCCGCTGCAGCTTCGGCTGCGCCTGCTCGACCTCCTCTCCCAGGCCGCCCGCCGGATCGGGGACCCGCGAGCTTGGCGCTACGCCGCCACCGCCCACCGATGGCGTCGACGGCACCAGGCCGAGCACCACCGCGACGCCATCTCCAGCGCGCTGAACATGCTTTTGGCCAGCCCTCACACCGACGACGGCCGGACCCTCCTCGCCGACCTGACCACGCTGCAGAAAAGCGCCGAGGCCGGACAGCACGACCAGCTGGCGCTTCGGATCCGCTCCCTCAAGGCTGCGGTGCAGCTGGCCTTCCACCATCCGGTGAAACCGGTGAACGACCTGCTGCGGCTCCTCGACGCCCAGGCCGACTCTCTGGGCGCCGATCATCCCGACGCGCTCTCCACCCTGGACCGGCTTGCCTTCGCCTACGCGGAGAGCGGTCAGGACGCATTGGCGAAGCAGCATTTCGAGGCGGCCGTTGCAGGTCGGACGGCCGCGCTCGGCGTGCGGCACCCGGACACCCTGGCCAGCGCGGACGCCTTGGAGGCCCACTTCCGGGGAGCGCCCCCACCCGCCCGCCGTCAGTTCTGGTAG
- a CDS encoding helix-turn-helix transcriptional regulator has protein sequence MDRDYAEPLDVAALAKVALMSVGHFQRSFRAAYGETPYSYLMTRRIERAKALLRRGDLSVTDVCMAVGCTSLGSFSTRFTELVGESPSAYRARDHSAAEHITACVAMYLTRPIRGTDTGRPQQAPERAPSAGETGQRIRSGEASGGADQ, from the coding sequence ATGGACCGCGACTACGCCGAACCCCTGGACGTCGCCGCCCTCGCCAAGGTCGCCCTGATGTCCGTCGGCCACTTCCAGCGCAGCTTCCGCGCCGCGTACGGCGAAACCCCGTACAGCTACCTGATGACCCGCCGGATCGAACGCGCCAAGGCGCTGCTGCGCCGCGGCGACCTGTCCGTCACCGACGTCTGCATGGCCGTCGGCTGTACCTCGCTGGGCTCGTTCAGCACCCGGTTCACCGAACTCGTCGGCGAGAGCCCCAGCGCCTACCGGGCCCGCGACCACAGCGCCGCCGAACACATCACCGCCTGCGTCGCGATGTACCTGACCCGCCCCATCCGGGGCACCGACACCGGCCGGCCGCAGCAGGCGCCCGAGCGGGCGCCGTCCGCCGGGGAGACCGGGCAGCGGATCAGGAGCGGAGAAGCGTCCGGCGGCGCGGATCAGTAG
- a CDS encoding NADH:flavin oxidoreductase/NADH oxidase family protein, producing the protein MSDELFAPLRLASGATLPNRIAKAAMEENLAGPGQLPDRRLFDLYRAWSAGGSGLLITGNVMVHAEALTGPGGVVLDAAAPLEPFAAWARAAKSGGSAAWMQINHPGRQVPSGLPGVVWGPTDRGVDLGRHSGRFGRPTAMTPAQIAATVERFATTARRAAEAGFDGVEIHAAHGYLLSQFLSPLVNTRTDAWGGSPAGRARLLLDVVRAVRDAVPAAFAVAVKLNSADFQRGGFDTDDAREVIALLAPLGVDLVELSGGSYESPAMTGRPADARTRSREAYFLDLAADLVRTSPLPLMLTGGITRRPSAEQVLADGVAVVGLGTALAVTPDLPHRWGAGAEAAGALRPVTWSDKALASAASMALVRHQLRRLADGRSPAPRTRPAVALLAEQVQQHRALRRYREWLAARPAA; encoded by the coding sequence ATGAGCGACGAACTGTTCGCCCCGCTGCGCCTGGCCTCGGGCGCGACCCTGCCGAACCGGATCGCGAAGGCCGCAATGGAGGAGAACCTGGCCGGCCCCGGGCAGCTCCCCGACCGGCGGCTGTTCGACCTCTACCGGGCCTGGTCGGCGGGCGGCAGCGGGCTGCTGATCACCGGCAACGTGATGGTGCACGCCGAGGCGCTGACCGGCCCCGGCGGCGTGGTGCTGGACGCCGCCGCGCCGCTGGAGCCGTTCGCCGCATGGGCCCGGGCCGCGAAGTCCGGCGGCAGCGCGGCCTGGATGCAGATCAACCACCCGGGCCGGCAGGTCCCGTCCGGGCTCCCGGGCGTGGTGTGGGGCCCCACCGACCGGGGCGTCGACCTCGGGCGGCACAGCGGGCGCTTCGGCCGCCCCACCGCCATGACGCCCGCGCAGATCGCCGCGACCGTCGAGCGCTTCGCCACCACCGCGCGGCGCGCCGCCGAGGCCGGGTTCGACGGGGTGGAGATCCACGCCGCGCACGGCTACCTGCTCTCGCAGTTCCTCTCCCCGCTGGTCAACACCCGCACCGACGCCTGGGGCGGCTCCCCCGCCGGGCGCGCCAGGCTGCTGCTGGACGTGGTGCGCGCCGTCCGGGACGCCGTGCCGGCCGCGTTCGCCGTCGCGGTCAAGCTCAACTCGGCGGACTTCCAGCGCGGCGGCTTCGACACCGACGACGCCCGCGAGGTGATCGCGCTGCTCGCCCCGCTCGGCGTCGACCTGGTCGAGCTCTCCGGCGGCAGCTACGAGAGCCCCGCGATGACCGGCCGCCCGGCCGACGCGCGCACCCGCTCCCGCGAGGCGTACTTCCTCGACCTGGCCGCCGACCTGGTCCGCACCAGCCCGCTGCCGCTGATGCTCACCGGCGGCATCACCCGGCGCCCGAGCGCCGAACAGGTCCTCGCGGACGGCGTCGCCGTGGTCGGCCTGGGCACCGCGCTCGCCGTCACCCCCGACCTGCCGCACCGCTGGGGCGCCGGCGCCGAGGCGGCGGGCGCGCTGCGGCCGGTCACCTGGTCGGACAAGGCGCTGGCGTCCGCCGCGAGCATGGCCCTCGTCCGGCACCAGTTGCGCCGCCTCGCCGACGGCCGCTCCCCCGCGCCCCGCACCCGCCCGGCCGTGGCGCTGCTCGCCGAGCAGGTGCAGCAGCACAGGGCGCTGCGCCGCTACCGCGAGTGGCTCGCCGCCCGGCCCGCCGCCTGA
- a CDS encoding cupin domain-containing protein, translating into MTVRGGLRALERLASRLPDGAELYRLRPDGRVLRADRTGARELGPQDPESGLLRFIDDRQWAHYFIGDAATSPERPSNATYKLGLVAPHSAFTPHAHGGEHLVLALGPASCGLYDTRRRQVVEVRLAPGTLIRIPELMPHSFGNRSGERLAILAANTGYGIDHEDYAITAEAADRRGEAELAAALREVTAAQRPGTVTLRERLALRLRRAAAALEEGR; encoded by the coding sequence ATGACGGTACGCGGCGGGCTGCGCGCGCTGGAGCGGCTGGCGTCCCGGCTGCCGGACGGCGCCGAGCTGTACCGGCTGCGCCCGGACGGGCGGGTGCTGCGCGCGGACCGGACCGGGGCGCGGGAGCTCGGCCCGCAGGACCCGGAGAGCGGGCTGCTGCGCTTCATCGACGACCGGCAGTGGGCGCACTACTTCATCGGGGACGCCGCGACCTCCCCCGAGCGCCCGTCGAACGCGACGTACAAGCTGGGCCTGGTCGCCCCGCACAGCGCGTTCACCCCGCACGCGCACGGCGGCGAGCACCTGGTGCTGGCGCTCGGCCCGGCCTCCTGCGGCCTGTACGACACCCGGCGGCGGCAGGTGGTGGAGGTGCGGCTGGCGCCGGGCACGCTGATCCGGATACCCGAGCTGATGCCGCACTCGTTCGGCAACCGGAGCGGCGAGCGGCTGGCGATCCTGGCCGCGAACACCGGCTACGGCATCGACCACGAGGACTACGCGATCACCGCCGAGGCCGCCGACCGGCGCGGCGAGGCCGAACTGGCCGCCGCCCTGCGGGAGGTGACGGCTGCCCAGCGGCCGGGTACGGTCACCCTCCGGGAGCGGCTGGCACTGCGGCTGCGCCGGGCCGCCGCCGCGCTGGAGGAGGGCCGGTGA
- a CDS encoding VOC family protein, with product MDIKLSQCFIAVDDHDAALGFYRDALGLEVRNDVGFEGMRWVTLGSAAQPDVEVVLEPPVADPGATAADRQAAAELLAKGLLRAVNFRTPDCDATFERIRATGADVLQEPMDQPYGVRDCAFRDPAGNMVRFAQPRQ from the coding sequence ATGGACATCAAGCTCTCGCAGTGCTTCATCGCCGTCGACGACCACGACGCCGCCCTCGGCTTCTACCGGGACGCCCTCGGCCTGGAGGTGCGCAACGACGTCGGCTTCGAGGGGATGCGCTGGGTCACCCTCGGCTCCGCCGCCCAGCCGGACGTCGAGGTCGTGCTCGAACCCCCGGTCGCCGACCCCGGCGCCACCGCCGCCGACCGCCAGGCCGCCGCCGAACTGCTCGCCAAGGGCCTGCTGCGCGCCGTCAACTTCCGCACCCCCGACTGCGACGCCACCTTCGAGCGGATCCGCGCCACCGGGGCCGACGTGCTCCAGGAGCCGATGGACCAGCCCTACGGCGTCCGCGACTGCGCCTTCCGCGACCCGGCCGGCAACATGGTCCGCTTCGCCCAGCCCCGCCAGTAG
- the sph gene encoding sphingomyelin phosphodiesterase: MSALRAARTAAVLAIAASLLTSTQTLAHAETAPAAVAPLDVLSYNTFLMSTSLYPNWGQAQRAQAIAGADFFQGHDVVVLQEAFDNAASDALAAKASAAYPYRTPVVGRSTSGWDATSGGYSGATPEDGGVLLLSRWPILRKEQYVFKDACGSDRWSNKGFAYAEIDVNGQLTHVVGTHLQSTDPGCASGQAADVRARQLRAVRAFLDAKRIPAGEPVVLAGDLNIDSHGGEYPALLANGGLAPATARTGWANSFDPADNSIAAYRYPGEPKEDLDYVLYRADHARPQQYANTVHRFHSAPWTVSSWGTSYTYTDLSDHYPLLAG, encoded by the coding sequence GTGTCCGCCCTCCGCGCCGCCCGCACCGCCGCCGTACTCGCCATCGCCGCAAGCCTGTTGACGTCCACTCAGACCCTCGCGCACGCCGAGACCGCGCCGGCCGCCGTCGCCCCGCTGGACGTGCTCAGCTACAACACCTTCCTGATGAGCACCTCGCTGTACCCGAACTGGGGCCAGGCGCAGCGCGCCCAGGCCATCGCGGGCGCGGACTTCTTCCAGGGCCACGACGTGGTCGTCCTGCAGGAGGCGTTCGACAACGCGGCCTCGGACGCGCTGGCGGCGAAAGCGTCCGCCGCGTACCCGTACCGGACGCCGGTGGTGGGCCGCTCGACGTCCGGGTGGGACGCGACGTCCGGCGGCTACAGCGGCGCGACGCCGGAGGACGGCGGGGTGCTGCTGCTCAGCAGGTGGCCGATCCTGCGCAAGGAACAGTACGTGTTCAAGGACGCGTGCGGGTCGGACCGGTGGTCGAACAAGGGGTTCGCCTACGCGGAGATCGACGTGAACGGGCAGCTCACCCACGTGGTCGGCACGCACCTGCAGTCCACCGACCCGGGCTGCGCGAGCGGGCAGGCCGCGGACGTCCGGGCGCGGCAGTTGCGGGCGGTGCGGGCGTTCCTGGACGCCAAGCGGATCCCGGCGGGCGAGCCGGTCGTGCTGGCGGGCGACCTGAACATCGACTCGCACGGCGGCGAGTACCCGGCGTTGCTGGCCAACGGCGGCCTGGCCCCGGCGACCGCCCGCACCGGCTGGGCGAACTCCTTCGACCCGGCCGACAACTCGATCGCGGCCTACCGGTACCCGGGCGAGCCGAAGGAGGACCTGGACTACGTGCTGTACCGGGCCGACCACGCCCGCCCGCAGCAGTACGCCAACACGGTGCACCGGTTCCACAGCGCGCCCTGGACGGTGAGCAGTTGGGGCACCTCGTACACGTACACCGACCTGTCCGACCACTATCCGCTGCTGGCGGGCTGA
- a CDS encoding Clp protease N-terminal domain-containing protein codes for MADTTGAKKPSIRLDDLIEGIKNSYPEALDQLSNAVLVADHLGDVADHLIGHFVDQARRSGASWTDIGRSMGVTRQAAQKRFVPKDPGEVTEIDTAQGFNRFTPRARNVVMAAHQAAKDARNDEVRTEHLVLGLLAEPEGLATAYLVTSGVPLDTVREAALAALPPAVEDAPELVPYDAGAKKALELTMREALRLGHNYVGTEHLLLALIEHEAGDGILTSLGLDKTAAETEFLATLAQLTPEG; via the coding sequence ATGGCTGACACCACCGGAGCGAAGAAGCCCTCCATCCGGCTCGACGACCTGATCGAGGGCATCAAGAACTCGTACCCCGAAGCGCTCGACCAGCTCTCCAACGCGGTGCTGGTCGCCGACCACCTCGGCGACGTCGCCGACCACCTGATCGGCCACTTCGTCGACCAGGCCCGCCGCTCCGGCGCGTCCTGGACCGACATCGGCCGCAGCATGGGCGTCACCCGGCAGGCCGCCCAGAAGCGCTTCGTCCCCAAGGACCCGGGCGAGGTCACCGAGATCGACACCGCACAGGGCTTCAACCGCTTCACCCCGCGCGCCCGCAACGTGGTGATGGCCGCCCACCAGGCCGCCAAGGACGCCCGCAACGACGAGGTCCGCACCGAGCACCTGGTGCTCGGCCTGCTCGCCGAACCCGAGGGCCTCGCCACGGCCTACCTCGTCACCAGCGGCGTCCCGCTCGACACCGTCCGGGAAGCCGCGCTGGCCGCCCTCCCGCCCGCCGTCGAGGACGCCCCCGAACTCGTCCCCTACGACGCCGGCGCCAAGAAGGCCCTGGAGCTCACCATGCGCGAGGCCCTCCGCCTCGGCCACAACTACGTCGGCACCGAACACCTGCTGCTCGCCCTGATCGAGCACGAAGCCGGCGACGGCATCCTCACCTCCCTCGGCCTCGACAAGACCGCCGCCGAGACCGAGTTCCTCGCCACCCTCGCCCAACTCACCCCCGAGGGCTGA
- a CDS encoding type 1 glutamine amidotransferase domain-containing protein has product MTAPGRALFVVSAADHWTLRDGTRHPSGFWGEELAVPHREFAAAGWRITLATPGGTPPTLDRLSMSRTAGLPGTLREVAAYLGSIRDELAHPAALDGIDPDDFDTVFYPGGHGPMEDLSHDPVSGALLTRALRSGRPLGLLCHAPAALLAARDADGSWPFAGYRMTALSNTEEKLNSFGRKAAWLLEDRLRAEGAHYVKGRLPLLPFTTADRNLYTGQNPASSGRLAAHLLAALGR; this is encoded by the coding sequence ATGACCGCACCCGGCCGCGCCCTCTTCGTCGTCTCCGCCGCCGACCACTGGACGCTGCGCGACGGCACCCGCCACCCGTCCGGCTTCTGGGGTGAGGAACTCGCCGTTCCGCACCGGGAGTTCGCGGCGGCGGGCTGGCGGATCACACTGGCCACCCCGGGCGGGACGCCGCCCACGCTGGACCGGCTCAGCATGTCGCGCACCGCCGGACTGCCCGGCACGCTGCGCGAGGTCGCGGCCTATCTCGGTTCGATCCGGGACGAGTTGGCCCACCCGGCCGCGCTGGACGGCATCGACCCGGACGACTTCGACACCGTCTTCTACCCCGGTGGCCACGGCCCGATGGAGGACCTCTCGCACGACCCGGTCTCCGGCGCGCTGCTGACCCGCGCGCTGCGCTCCGGCCGTCCGCTCGGACTGCTCTGCCACGCCCCGGCGGCGCTGCTGGCGGCCCGGGACGCGGACGGCTCCTGGCCGTTCGCCGGCTACCGGATGACCGCGCTGTCCAACACCGAGGAGAAGCTGAACAGCTTCGGTCGCAAGGCCGCCTGGCTGCTGGAGGACCGGCTGCGCGCCGAGGGCGCCCACTACGTCAAGGGCCGCCTCCCGCTGCTGCCGTTCACCACCGCCGACCGCAACCTGTACACCGGCCAGAACCCGGCCTCCTCGGGCCGGCTGGCCGCGCACCTGCTCGCCGCGCTCGGGCGATAG